The following DNA comes from Euzebya sp..
CGCGATTGCCGCGGCGACGGGCGGCAGCGGACGACCGAGACCCTCACGATCCCGATCCCCGTCGGCATCGACGACGGGCGCCGCGTGCGCCTCACCGGCCGCGGCGAGGCGGGCCGCAACGGCGGGCCGGCTGGCGACCTGTACGTGCGGGTCAACGTCAGGCCCCACGAGGTGTTCACCCGCGACGGCGACGCGCTGCACTGCGAGCTGCGGATCGGGATGATCCCGGCGGCGCTCGGGACCAAGCTGAAGCTGCCGACGCTGTACGGCGAGGCCGAGGTCACCGTCCCGGCCGGCACCCAGTTCGGCGACGTCATCACCCTGCGCCGTGAGGGCATGCCGCGCCTCGGGATGGACGGCCACCAGCGCGGCGACCTCCACGTGCACTGCCGGGTGGAGACCCCCCGCAACCTCGACGACGAGGACCGCGAGGTCCTGCGCCAGCTCGCGGAGAAGCGCGGCGAGGACGTCGTCGACGGGATCGGCGGCAAGGGCTTCTTCGGCCGGCTGCGGGACGCCTTCGCGGGCTAGTGCGCACCCTCCCCGGAGGCATCGGGTCCGGTGGCCCCGGCCTGCCGACCACCGGTCCGCACGTCTTCGTCGCCCCCGTCGGCGCCGCGTCGTCGGTCGACGTGACCGGCGGTGAGGGCCACCACCTCGCCGCGGTCCTGCGCATCCGCGAGGGAGAGCCGGTCAGCCTGGCCGACGACACCGGCTGGGTGTACCAGGCGGTGGCCCGCGGGGTCGGCCGCGACGTCGTGGCCCTCGAGGTGACCGACCGGTTCGAGGTGCCCGCCGACGAGCCGCGGGTCTGCGTCGTCCAGGCGCTCGGCAAGGGCCGGAAGGTCGAGGAGGTCGTCCAGCGGCTCACCGAGGTCGGCGTCGACCGCCTCCGGCCGGTGGTGACCGCCCGCACCGTGAAGCAGGTGGAGGGGGCGAAGGCCGACCGGGTCGCCGAGCGCTGGCGGGCCGTGGCGCTCGCCGCGGCCCAGCAGTCACGTAGGGCGCGGCTGCTCCAGATCGATCCGGTCGCGGCGTGGCCGGTGGCCGGTGCGGTCGGGGCGGTCCTGTACGAGGGCGGTGGGGTCCCGCTGTCAGAGGCCGTCGAGGAGGTGCTCGACGAGGCGGAGATCACCCTCGCGATCGGTCCGGAGGGCGGGTTCGAGCTGCGGGAGGTGGAGGCGTCCGGCCTGACCCCGGCCACGCTCGGCCAGACGATCCTGCGGACCGAGACCGCCGGGGTCGTCGCGGCGTCCGTCGTGCTCCACCGGCTGGGCCGACTGGGCTGATCCGGGTCAGGCCTTCGGGGGGAGGGACCGGACCAGCGCGACGCCGCGGTCCACCCAGGCGGCGAGCTGCGCGTCGGTCTGGACCTGCCCGGCGGCCACCTCCAGCCAGCCGCGCATCGGCCGGCCGCGCATCTCCACGACCGTGGCCTGACCGTCGTCGTCGACCAGCGCGTCGGCGGCGTCCTGGCCGACGCGGACCATCATCCCGCCCGCGTTGATCGCCGCGACGGCCATGTGGCCGCCGAGCAGGAACGCCAGCCCGCCGAACATCCGCTGCTCGGTCACGTCCGGTTCGCCCGCCAGCCGCTCGCGGATCCGGGTCGCCAGCTCCTCGTCGTAGGCCATCGGCGGAGCATAGGCTCGGAGGATGCGATACGGCGTCATCGGCACTGGGCACTGGGCGACGACGGTCCACGCGGCGGGGATCGCGAGGTCGACGTCCGACGAGCTGGTCGGGGTGTGGGGTCGGACGCCCGCCAAGCGGGAGGCCCTGGCGGAGTCCTTCGGCGTGGAGGCCTTCGCCAGCGCCGAGGCGATGTTCGCCGAGGTGGAGGCGGTCGCCTTCGCCGTGCCACCGGACGTGCAGGCGCCGCTGGCGGTCGCCGCCGCCGAGGCGGGGTGCCACCTGCTCCTCGAGAAGCCGATCGCGCTGGACACCGGGGCTGCGTCGGCGATCGTCGACGCCGTCGAGCGCGCCGGCGTCCGGTCCGTGGTCTTCCTCACCCTGCGGTTCGAGCCGGCGACCGCTGCGTGGCTGGCCGACGTCCGCGAGCGGGACGACTGGGAGGGGCTGGACGCCGCGTGGCTCGGCGACCTCTACGCCGAGGACAGCCCGTACCGGGAGTC
Coding sequences within:
- a CDS encoding 16S rRNA (uracil(1498)-N(3))-methyltransferase; amino-acid sequence: MRTLPGGIGSGGPGLPTTGPHVFVAPVGAASSVDVTGGEGHHLAAVLRIREGEPVSLADDTGWVYQAVARGVGRDVVALEVTDRFEVPADEPRVCVVQALGKGRKVEEVVQRLTEVGVDRLRPVVTARTVKQVEGAKADRVAERWRAVALAAAQQSRRARLLQIDPVAAWPVAGAVGAVLYEGGGVPLSEAVEEVLDEAEITLAIGPEGGFELREVEASGLTPATLGQTILRTETAGVVAASVVLHRLGRLG
- a CDS encoding TfoX/Sxy family protein produces the protein MAYDEELATRIRERLAGEPDVTEQRMFGGLAFLLGGHMAVAAINAGGMMVRVGQDAADALVDDDGQATVVEMRGRPMRGWLEVAAGQVQTDAQLAAWVDRGVALVRSLPPKA
- a CDS encoding Gfo/Idh/MocA family protein, with the translated sequence MRYGVIGTGHWATTVHAAGIARSTSDELVGVWGRTPAKREALAESFGVEAFASAEAMFAEVEAVAFAVPPDVQAPLAVAAAEAGCHLLLEKPIALDTGAASAIVDAVERAGVRSVVFLTLRFEPATAAWLADVRERDDWEGLDAAWLGDLYAEDSPYRESAWRQRHGSLWDLGPHVLSLAIPIMGPVVDVVARRGRGDLVRLVLTHQSGGTSGVTLSHTSSPAASRRGLDLHGPAGGSSMPEGEGADDAFPAALAALAESVRSGRPHECDAAFGLEHVRLLEAAQAVLDEVAGSA